The Cucumis melo cultivar AY chromosome 6, USDA_Cmelo_AY_1.0, whole genome shotgun sequence genome includes a region encoding these proteins:
- the LOC127149726 gene encoding uncharacterized protein LOC127149726, translating into MVNTSKGNYLAHSSKVVDEYPVSRTNMHGVRMRGRHFKSTPTRRPYSLPSKKSQRDDVSLTRLLKKGLFSNVEPSVADVPVPSAHPDERSSSKDIFVPTPSYTSATNEKLLNPIDNSTDNLGGNIIDSAKENLATHADTHDEPTKNYTLDNVEPNVHDVPQTEPQQPLYLIVKGGLSKTISNVGPFYPQLIKKFIVNLPSDFNNPSGLDYQRVHIRGLKFKISHAVINGLLGNTVKSNFTPSHPSNEVLVSVLYGGTLSDWPVNEIPAVSMSVKYVILHKIGITNWFPSSQASSVSVALRTFLYQNFNDETVDARLLIFNQLLRHVGTFGVKIAIPFPQFFSSLLIHLNVEVLNALGAPSPDPKTFSLSYRLF; encoded by the exons ATGGTGAATACTTCAAAAGGAAACTATCTAGCTCATTCGTCCAAAGTGGTTGATGAATATCCTGTTTCTCGAACTAACATGCATGGCGTGCGGATGAGAGGTCGCCATTTCAAAAGCACTCCCACACGAAGACCTTATAGCCTACCATCAAAAAAATCTCAG AGAGATGATGTCTCCCTCACCAGATTGTTGAAGAAGGGGTTATTTTCAAATGTTGAACCTTCGGTAGCTGATGTACCTGTCCCTTCAGCTCATCCTGATGAAAGGTCGTCCTCTAAAGACATTTTTGTTCCAACGCCTAGTTATACTTCTGCTACAAATGAAAAA TTGTTGAACCCTATAGATAATTCTACTGATAATTTGGGTGGAAATATTATTGATTCTGCTAAGGAGAATCTTGCTACACATGCTGATACTCATGATGAACCTACTAAAAATTATACACTCGACAATGTTGAACCAAATGTGCATGATGTTCCTCAAACAGAGCCTCAACAACCTTTAT ATCTAATTGTTAAGGGAGGACTATCCAAAACAATTTCAAATGTCGGGCCATTCTATCCTCAACTGATCAAGAAGTTTATTGTCAACTTGCCTTCTGACTTCAACAATCCAAGTGGTCTAGATTATCAAAGAGTGCACATTCGAGGCTTGAAGTTCAAAATTTCACATGCTGTTATTAATGGGTTATTGGGTAACACTGTTAAATCTAACTTTACTCCTTCACATCCATCTAATGAAGTCTTAGTTTCTGTTCTATATGGAGGAACCTTATCTGACTGGCCTGTGAATGAAATTCCAGCTGTATCTATGAGTGTAAAATATGTCATTCTTCATAAAATTGGCATTACTAACTGGTTTCCCTCTTCACAAGCCTCCAGTGTTTCTGTTGCCCTAAGGACTTTTCTTTATCAAAATTTCAATGATGAGACTGTGGATGCCAGACTGCTTATATTCAACCAGCTTTTGAGACATGTGGGAACATTTGGAGTTAAAATTGCTATTCCTTTTCCTCAGTTTTTCTCGAGCTTGTTGATTCATTTGAATGTTGAAGTTCTGAATGCACTTGGTGCCCCTAGTCCTGACCCGAAGACTTTTTCCTTAAGTTACAGACTTTTTTAG
- the LOC127149771 gene encoding sister chromatid cohesion protein SCC2-like has product MGTDEAGDGAGPDTVESGQSVPVVAGAGDTNICGGIVQLYWERILGRSLDLNGQVRQIALKAIVSLWVGAVISSWCNFITVLYVGHFLLEEDDKFLDKV; this is encoded by the exons ATGGGAACAGATGAAGCTGGTGATGGAGCTGGCCCTGACACTGTGGAGAGTGGCCAAAGTGTACCTGTTGTTGCTGGTGCCGGAGATACCAACATTTGTGGTGGTATTGTTCAGTTGTATTGGGAAAGGATTCTGGGACGAAGCTTAGATTTAAATGGCCAAGTTCGTCAAATTGCCCTCAAG GCCATAGTAAGCTTGTGGGTTGGTGCTGTGATTAGTAGCTGGTGCAATTTCATAACTGTCTTGTATGTTG GTCATTTTCTACTAGAGGAGGATGATAAGTTTCTAGATAAGGTTTGA